In the Silene latifolia isolate original U9 population chromosome 1, ASM4854445v1, whole genome shotgun sequence genome, TACTAATGTGAAATACTCGAGTATATGACAAAACATAGAGTAACTCCAGATTATTGCAGAAAAACTGGAGAAGTATGACTGAGTCTGCTACAAACAGCACAGGAAAGAAGCTAATTCGTATCGATGTCAGTTCAGACAGTGTTTGCCCGTGGTGCTTTGTTGGCAAAAGGAATCTAGACAAGGCTATTGCTTCATCAAAAGACCAGTTTGATTTCCAGGTTTTTTCTATCAAGTCTTCTATTCGCATTTCCCAAACTATTTTGACCTTCAATTTTATTAGCCTTAGAGTCTGCAGGGTTTGATGAATTAATTTCTTACAGATAAAATGGcatccttttctccttaatcCTTCTGCCCCTAAAGAGGGTGTGAATAAGAGAGATTTTTACAGACAGAAGTTTGGATCTCGTTCAGAACAGATAATTGCGAGAATGACAGATGTACCATTCCTTAGACTCCAATTTGTCAAATATTTTGTATTTGCACATTTACGTCTTAGATTTGTGGCGAAATCATATTACTCCTTGTGTTGCAGGTATACAGGGGTCTTGGTCTTGAGTACAACATCGACGGCCTAACGTAAGAGAATTAGGTGTTGAATTTGACACAATTAAGGGTTAGTATAATAACTATTTTTTTTCGTGAATCTTTTCATAGGGGAAGCACTTTGGATAGTCACCGACTTATTTATTATGCTGGACAACAATCCCCTGATAAGCAACATGATCTTGTCGAGGAAATCTTCCTTGGCTATTTCACAAGGGCCAAGTATATAGGAGACAGGTTTGTGTTTGTTgaacgctttttttttttttttttgccatttaAGCTCTGTAAGCTTCCTCAAATGAAAAAGACCTCCAGGAATTATGCAGTACTGTATAATTTGTATGTTTGCTGTAGTTATTATTGCATTAATGTTCGTTGAAAGTGTGAATTTTGAGCTTAAAAAAGAGTGTTTACACTTTTACATTCTTAATGGTGGGATTAATTTAACTTAATTTAACCCCGATTGGCTTAACTtaacttttgtattatgtttaaCCCCCATTAGCTTTTCACTCTTCTTTTTCtatattttcgcattttgaggtatggttctaaaagatgattcatgtcagctgaccccaaatcattttgggattaaggctctgatgttgttgttgttgttgttgttattgttgtaatGGTGGGATTAATTACTTATA is a window encoding:
- the LOC141610661 gene encoding uncharacterized protein LOC141610661 isoform X2; this encodes MGLFVNHKFMLDTPLFLPTLKLPKLRGSANCPSFRNIIKNWRSMTESATNSTGKKLIRIDVSSDSVCPWCFVGKRNLDKAIASSKDQFDFQIKWHPFLLNPSAPKEGVNKRDFYRQKFGSRSEQIIARMTDVYRGLGLEYNIDGLTGSTLDSHRLIYYAGQQSPDKQHDLVEEIFLGYFTRAKYIGDREFLVESARKVGLEGAAEFLEDPDNGLKEVKEELDKYSSSISGVPYFVINDEQKLSGGQPAEVFLKVFRLAVQ
- the LOC141610661 gene encoding uncharacterized protein LOC141610661 isoform X1; protein product: MGLFVNHKFMLDTPLFLPTLKLPKLRGSANCPSFRNIIVRKNWRSMTESATNSTGKKLIRIDVSSDSVCPWCFVGKRNLDKAIASSKDQFDFQIKWHPFLLNPSAPKEGVNKRDFYRQKFGSRSEQIIARMTDVYRGLGLEYNIDGLTGSTLDSHRLIYYAGQQSPDKQHDLVEEIFLGYFTRAKYIGDREFLVESARKVGLEGAAEFLEDPDNGLKEVKEELDKYSSSISGVPYFVINDEQKLSGGQPAEVFLKVFRLAVQ
- the LOC141610661 gene encoding uncharacterized protein LOC141610661 isoform X3, which produces MTESATNSTGKKLIRIDVSSDSVCPWCFVGKRNLDKAIASSKDQFDFQIKWHPFLLNPSAPKEGVNKRDFYRQKFGSRSEQIIARMTDVYRGLGLEYNIDGLTGSTLDSHRLIYYAGQQSPDKQHDLVEEIFLGYFTRAKYIGDREFLVESARKVGLEGAAEFLEDPDNGLKEVKEELDKYSSSISGVPYFVINDEQKLSGGQPAEVFLKVFRLAVQ